A genomic window from Thermococcus nautili includes:
- a CDS encoding DUF302 domain-containing protein — translation MIEAKLVFNGTFDEAEAKVKEVLPQAGFAVVWEQDFTAVVKNKLGIDMPKYKTLGLCNAKIFYDLWTRNEEIGMVAPCHLLLYEEDGKVHAKMAVPDEFWDEEVLAEPFNRVVELLKEIGFS, via the coding sequence ATGATTGAAGCAAAGTTGGTGTTTAACGGAACCTTCGATGAGGCTGAGGCCAAGGTGAAGGAGGTTCTTCCGCAGGCCGGTTTCGCCGTTGTTTGGGAGCAGGACTTCACTGCCGTTGTGAAGAATAAGCTCGGCATTGATATGCCCAAGTACAAGACTCTTGGCCTCTGCAACGCCAAGATATTTTACGACCTCTGGACGAGGAATGAGGAAATCGGAATGGTCGCCCCGTGCCACCTGCTCCTTTATGAGGAGGACGGCAAGGTCCACGCTAAGATGGCCGTTCCCGACGAGTTCTGGGACGAAGAGGTTCTGGCAGAGCCATTCAACAGGGTCGTTGAACTCTTGAAAGAGATTGGGTTTAGTTAA
- a CDS encoding methyl-accepting chemotaxis protein, protein MNFKTKMVGIVVVALLLVTVVASAMMLYTGDHTSNIIEEKLAPEIDQQARDMTLAQAEALANQFSGFFKEVEALGTATSEMVIQAITELNEQGVSFGSPGYAEKLKPVLLDHFKAIAKAEPLLSGVYFGDVNGNMYIYPEQELPQGYDPRKRPWYQEAVAKNGPVWSQPYKDASSGKWVITYAVPVYLNGKLIGVVGLDVFIDTLAQAVKKVKVGETGYAYVVGPDGTIIMHPNEKYEMTLNVFKEPTLKPVAEIIQSGKDEATTIYTFNGVRAVAAGVKVPETGWYVFAKVPVNEISAGIIKAVNDTREATKKSTVFLTVIILAMSAILAGISYKLVSNSLKPLEKLSEVARDLAEGRLSEVSRKLKGIRYLEDDEIGALIRAFESVGKDLVGTLTVIGEKLERLAEGDLSNGLTAEAKGELKEILEDLRDTTHKLKGLIGEIVNVTDELEKKANVLAQIATDVTEAINQVNEAVQQVSIEAQRQQESINEITEGMRFVAETSAESVRAMEEFEGAVSEVVSIANEGREKSEVSAQQIESIQETMSKIEHAVTKVAEMSRSIEEITDVITNIAEQTNLLALNAAIEAARAGEAGRGFAVVAQEIRKLAEESKQAADNIKNIIDQITTEIKDAVESTEKGVQVVGESAETLRETITYLGNIADLLQEASGRMGEVKEQIIRTQEEVDKALRALENLAASAEETTASAEEVSSAVEEQTAATEELERAANDLKNIVAQLRDIISRFKL, encoded by the coding sequence ATGAACTTCAAGACAAAGATGGTGGGCATCGTCGTCGTGGCGTTGCTCCTCGTAACGGTGGTCGCGAGTGCAATGATGCTCTACACCGGCGACCACACCAGCAACATCATAGAGGAGAAGCTCGCGCCCGAGATAGACCAGCAGGCGAGGGACATGACCCTCGCCCAGGCAGAGGCGCTCGCCAATCAGTTCAGCGGGTTCTTCAAGGAGGTCGAAGCCCTGGGAACCGCGACGTCAGAGATGGTAATCCAGGCAATCACGGAACTTAACGAGCAGGGAGTCTCCTTTGGAAGTCCAGGATATGCTGAGAAGCTCAAGCCGGTCCTCCTCGACCACTTCAAGGCCATAGCCAAGGCCGAACCCCTGCTCAGCGGCGTTTACTTCGGCGACGTTAACGGCAACATGTACATCTACCCCGAGCAGGAGCTTCCCCAGGGCTACGACCCGAGGAAGAGGCCCTGGTATCAAGAGGCCGTCGCGAAGAACGGCCCCGTCTGGAGTCAGCCGTATAAGGATGCCTCCAGCGGAAAGTGGGTTATAACCTACGCCGTTCCCGTTTATCTCAACGGTAAGCTCATCGGTGTCGTTGGTCTGGATGTCTTCATTGATACCCTCGCGCAGGCGGTTAAGAAAGTCAAGGTCGGAGAGACGGGCTACGCATACGTTGTCGGTCCGGATGGAACCATAATCATGCATCCCAACGAGAAGTACGAGATGACCCTGAACGTCTTCAAGGAACCCACCCTCAAGCCCGTTGCGGAGATTATCCAGAGCGGAAAAGATGAGGCAACCACGATATACACCTTCAACGGAGTTAGAGCGGTAGCCGCTGGTGTTAAAGTGCCCGAAACCGGCTGGTACGTCTTCGCCAAGGTCCCAGTCAACGAGATAAGCGCAGGAATAATAAAGGCGGTTAACGACACCCGCGAAGCGACAAAGAAGTCAACGGTATTCCTAACCGTGATAATACTAGCCATGTCAGCGATTCTCGCGGGCATATCATACAAGCTCGTCTCAAACTCGCTCAAGCCGCTTGAAAAGCTCAGCGAAGTTGCCAGAGACCTGGCCGAGGGCAGGCTGAGCGAGGTGAGCAGGAAGCTCAAGGGCATCCGCTACCTTGAGGACGATGAGATTGGTGCACTCATCAGGGCCTTCGAGTCCGTTGGAAAAGACCTCGTTGGAACGCTGACGGTAATAGGAGAGAAGCTTGAGCGCTTGGCTGAAGGCGACCTGAGCAACGGCCTAACGGCCGAGGCCAAGGGCGAGCTCAAGGAAATCCTTGAAGACCTCCGCGACACAACCCACAAGCTCAAGGGACTCATAGGAGAAATCGTCAACGTCACTGACGAACTCGAAAAGAAAGCCAACGTGCTGGCGCAGATAGCGACCGACGTTACTGAAGCCATCAACCAGGTTAATGAGGCCGTCCAGCAGGTGAGCATAGAGGCGCAGAGACAGCAGGAGAGCATCAACGAGATTACCGAGGGAATGCGCTTTGTAGCAGAAACCAGCGCCGAAAGCGTCAGGGCAATGGAAGAGTTCGAAGGCGCGGTGAGTGAAGTCGTCAGCATAGCAAACGAGGGAAGGGAGAAGAGCGAGGTCTCGGCCCAGCAGATAGAGAGCATACAGGAGACCATGAGCAAGATTGAGCACGCCGTTACGAAGGTCGCGGAGATGAGTAGGAGTATTGAGGAGATTACGGATGTGATTACGAATATTGCTGAGCAGACTAACTTACTCGCCCTCAACGCGGCTATTGAAGCAGCGAGGGCTGGGGAAGCTGGTAGGGGTTTTGCCGTCGTTGCTCAGGAGATTAGGAAGCTTGCCGAGGAGAGCAAACAGGCTGCAGACAACATCAAGAACATCATCGACCAGATAACCACAGAAATCAAAGACGCAGTGGAGAGCACCGAGAAGGGCGTCCAGGTCGTCGGCGAGAGCGCCGAGACCCTCAGGGAGACGATAACCTACCTCGGCAACATTGCTGACCTTCTCCAGGAGGCTAGTGGTCGGATGGGTGAGGTTAAGGAGCAGATTATTCGTACGCAGGAGGAGGTTGATAAGGCGTTGCGTGCTTTGGAGAATTTGGCTGCCAGTGCTGAGGAAACTACTGCCAGTGCTGAGGAGGTTAGTTCTGCCGTTGAAGAGCAGACTGCAGCAACAGAAGAACTCGAAAGAGCAGCAAACGACCTCAAAAACATCGTGGCCCAGTTGCGCGATATTATCAGCAGGTTCAAGCTCTGA
- a CDS encoding site-specific integrase, with protein sequence MGWDMGLDYEETYKLLLKDLTEARRKDGIKALKRRLYLIILLTQLRNGSRIGEAIEFISKVSQEYSREALITVEKRTDGYQRLMVLPKEVKKADLLTVKGLLEEELQKHGRKGMVAKISTWVKKTYGFNTHSLRYAFVSYLAQKKYPPQIIAKITGHKRLDYILHYTQEKAAQELLVKLDLI encoded by the coding sequence GTGGGCTGGGACATGGGACTCGATTATGAAGAAACATACAAGCTCCTTCTCAAAGACCTCACCGAGGCGAGAAGAAAAGACGGCATAAAAGCACTCAAGAGAAGGCTTTACCTGATAATCCTCCTTACTCAGCTCAGGAATGGCTCGCGGATTGGTGAGGCGATTGAGTTCATATCGAAAGTCTCGCAGGAATACTCGCGAGAGGCCCTTATAACGGTGGAAAAGCGAACCGATGGGTACCAGAGGCTGATGGTGTTGCCCAAAGAAGTCAAGAAGGCAGATTTATTGACTGTCAAAGGCCTTCTTGAGGAGGAACTCCAAAAGCATGGCAGAAAGGGCATGGTTGCTAAAATCTCGACTTGGGTGAAAAAGACATACGGCTTCAACACTCACAGCCTAAGGTATGCCTTTGTGAGTTATCTCGCTCAAAAGAAGTACCCACCGCAGATTATTGCAAAAATAACGGGTCATAAGAGGCTCGATTACATTCTTCATTATACTCAGGAAAAGGCCGCTCAAGAATTGCTTGTGAAGCTGGATTTGATTTAG
- a CDS encoding tyrosine-type recombinase/integrase yields MGEAMVKDAYEAQLPAGIQIVRRASGERYGIPASEIERYLNELELKDISEKHKKKQIQFLKEFLSVLPVLGQSSEQIYVVSAVTIEEYLEYLESLKGKDGQSLGYKVKKDRIATVRRFLTAVGVNDPEIINRLKAVETELRRKWKMHVAMNTKTVTKEDIDNLFRALEDLFEDYEIKEEQYCKTLAFLLLLATTGRRKEEIARAHISWFDFEHNMIKLPHSATKVGRQLKEVEGFEILPLHPEARACLKMYTTKFRYAIEANDGYLFAVPTRKSENPTFFDALIKKHKSLRVKLIYSPGTLTAGMFRKFFIQFWYEKGGNELILKKLVGHSPSTVHELHYARGLHHKKLFEEYNRVFGNVRFLTKKQRAMVSRYLPRKTGRRKRRRRR; encoded by the coding sequence ATGGGAGAGGCGATGGTGAAAGATGCATACGAGGCCCAGCTTCCAGCTGGAATCCAGATCGTTAGGAGGGCAAGCGGGGAAAGATACGGAATACCCGCCAGTGAAATCGAGAGATACCTTAACGAGCTGGAGCTCAAGGACATCAGTGAGAAGCATAAGAAGAAGCAAATCCAGTTCCTCAAAGAGTTTCTCTCTGTCCTGCCCGTGCTCGGCCAGTCATCGGAGCAGATTTACGTGGTAAGTGCTGTGACCATCGAGGAATATTTGGAGTACCTGGAGTCCCTCAAGGGCAAAGACGGTCAGAGTCTCGGATACAAGGTAAAGAAAGACAGAATCGCAACCGTGAGAAGGTTCCTGACGGCAGTTGGCGTCAACGACCCAGAGATAATAAACCGGCTCAAAGCCGTGGAAACAGAGCTCAGGAGAAAGTGGAAGATGCACGTGGCAATGAACACCAAAACGGTCACCAAAGAGGATATTGACAACCTCTTTCGGGCCCTTGAAGACCTCTTTGAGGATTACGAGATAAAAGAAGAGCAGTACTGCAAGACGCTTGCGTTCCTGCTGTTGCTTGCAACGACGGGCCGAAGGAAAGAAGAAATCGCGAGGGCCCACATCAGCTGGTTCGACTTCGAGCACAATATGATTAAGCTTCCCCACTCAGCGACGAAAGTCGGCAGGCAGCTAAAGGAAGTGGAGGGATTCGAGATTCTTCCGTTGCATCCAGAGGCAAGGGCCTGCCTTAAAATGTACACGACTAAATTCAGATATGCAATCGAAGCCAACGACGGATATCTCTTCGCCGTGCCGACCAGGAAATCCGAGAACCCGACGTTCTTTGATGCACTAATCAAAAAGCACAAGAGCCTGAGGGTGAAGCTCATTTACAGCCCGGGGACGCTCACGGCAGGCATGTTCAGGAAGTTCTTCATTCAGTTCTGGTATGAGAAGGGCGGAAACGAGCTTATACTCAAGAAACTCGTTGGGCACTCGCCGAGCACGGTTCACGAGCTCCATTATGCAAGAGGATTGCACCACAAGAAGCTCTTTGAGGAATACAACAGGGTCTTCGGCAACGTTCGTTTCCTGACGAAGAAACAGCGGGCGATGGTTTCACGGTATCTCCCCAGGAAGACAGGCAGGAGAAAGCGCAGGAGAAGAAGGTGA
- a CDS encoding CidA/LrgA family protein, translated as MKPYRGLAIIFGFYALGEMVSSALHLPVPGSVLGMLFLLSALLSGAVKLEWVENEAELFVKNMSVLFIPPGVGIVTYLGLIKAQLVPISVALVLSFVVTLFVTAKTVEVVRR; from the coding sequence ATGAAGCCCTATCGAGGACTGGCGATAATATTCGGTTTCTACGCGCTCGGCGAGATGGTAAGCTCTGCCCTTCACCTCCCGGTCCCGGGTAGCGTTCTCGGGATGCTGTTCCTGCTCTCGGCGCTTCTGAGCGGTGCTGTGAAGCTTGAGTGGGTCGAAAACGAAGCCGAGCTCTTCGTGAAGAACATGAGCGTCCTCTTCATCCCGCCGGGAGTCGGGATAGTCACTTACCTCGGCCTGATAAAGGCCCAGCTCGTTCCGATATCGGTCGCGCTGGTTCTCAGCTTCGTCGTCACCCTCTTCGTGACTGCAAAAACCGTGGAGGTCGTTCGGAGATGA
- a CDS encoding Tfx family DNA-binding protein: MKSFLTEQQIKILRLRARGLKQSEIAELLGTSRANVSILERRALEKIEKARNTLLIWEQINSKVSVEVKRGEDIFDVPDKLFSKADELGVKVPYSTAEIIAFLVEHAPVDDRLAKRDFTLFLDANDRLRVSECILDDFDEIRKKDGGKDPVQGHG; this comes from the coding sequence ATGAAGAGCTTTCTAACCGAACAGCAGATTAAGATTCTCCGCCTCCGCGCGAGGGGCCTCAAGCAGAGCGAGATTGCCGAGCTTCTCGGCACGAGCAGGGCCAACGTTAGCATACTGGAGAGAAGGGCCCTGGAGAAAATTGAGAAGGCCCGAAACACCCTCCTAATCTGGGAGCAGATTAACTCGAAGGTGAGCGTCGAAGTCAAACGCGGCGAGGACATATTTGACGTTCCCGACAAGCTCTTCAGCAAGGCCGACGAGCTCGGCGTCAAGGTGCCCTACAGCACGGCCGAAATAATAGCCTTCCTCGTCGAGCACGCACCAGTTGACGACAGGCTGGCGAAGAGGGACTTCACTCTCTTCCTCGACGCCAACGACAGGCTTCGCGTCAGCGAGTGCATCTTAGATGACTTCGATGAGATACGGAAGAAGGATGGCGGTAAAGACCCCGTTCAGGGCCATGGCTAA
- a CDS encoding tyrosine-type recombinase/integrase, with translation MVHKFLDKTTQHGDYWSFTVEDLISHLQELQKQYSPSMYRKHITYLKKLFRIANLPLEHHLKSPRYVGVDMTVITVQDVQALLKIIRRVQFAKREEVSKRIANKMTLGLLIMATSGLRVYELTKLPLSYIDLDKRLIRVPPSVAKTGQPRVTFITKEVQGLLKKYIERYNPEPDKPVISYFSLEKPFIRRAELINQPIRPKHMRKFFSQEWDRRNGNATVKKLLMGHSIRGDINVLHYSHHTPESLQSVYDEVFKKLKFGAKLV, from the coding sequence GTGGTTCACAAATTCCTTGACAAAACAACCCAACACGGCGATTACTGGTCATTCACGGTCGAAGACCTGATTTCACACCTCCAGGAGCTTCAGAAGCAGTATTCGCCTTCAATGTACCGCAAGCACATTACATATCTCAAAAAGCTCTTCAGAATCGCCAACCTTCCGCTTGAGCACCACCTCAAGAGTCCGAGATACGTTGGAGTGGATATGACGGTCATCACCGTTCAGGACGTTCAAGCTCTCCTAAAGATAATACGCAGGGTGCAGTTTGCAAAAAGGGAGGAAGTCTCAAAAAGGATTGCCAACAAAATGACCCTGGGTCTCCTCATAATGGCAACAAGTGGTTTGAGAGTGTATGAGCTCACCAAGTTGCCACTCTCGTACATCGACCTGGACAAGAGACTCATTAGAGTTCCTCCAAGCGTCGCCAAGACAGGCCAGCCGAGAGTGACGTTCATAACGAAAGAAGTTCAGGGCCTTCTCAAGAAATATATCGAGAGATACAACCCAGAACCCGATAAGCCCGTCATCTCTTACTTCAGCCTCGAAAAGCCATTCATTCGGAGAGCGGAGTTAATCAACCAGCCAATTCGGCCTAAGCACATGAGGAAGTTCTTCTCTCAGGAGTGGGACAGGCGGAACGGCAATGCAACCGTTAAGAAGCTCCTTATGGGCCACTCAATCAGGGGCGATATAAACGTACTCCATTACTCCCATCACACGCCGGAGAGTCTTCAGAGCGTTTACGATGAGGTCTTCAAAAAATTGAAATTCGGGGCAAAGCTCGTGTGA
- a CDS encoding CidB/LrgB family autolysis modulator: MNPYGIALTLVVFYVFSELHARRKAFYTNPVLLSILTIAVVLKLGNVSYDSYMESAVFLKFLLGPAVVSLAIPVYKNRALIARYAKEISLGILIGGTTAVLSAYWTAQLLGASETVLRSIAPKSVTTAIAIGVSAKIGGIPSLTAVLVITTGLLGNAFAPELLNVFGVGDRIARGLATGVSSHGLGTARIITEDELAGAVSGLAMALNGVFTAILLPYLIEVI, from the coding sequence ATGAACCCCTACGGGATAGCCCTAACGCTCGTGGTGTTCTACGTCTTCTCGGAGCTCCACGCGAGAAGAAAGGCGTTCTACACGAACCCAGTCCTGCTCTCGATACTTACAATCGCCGTGGTTCTCAAGCTTGGAAACGTTTCCTACGACTCGTATATGGAGAGCGCGGTTTTCCTCAAGTTCCTGCTCGGACCGGCAGTCGTGAGCCTGGCAATCCCGGTCTACAAGAACAGGGCGCTTATAGCCAGGTACGCAAAGGAAATCTCGCTGGGAATTCTAATCGGTGGAACCACCGCGGTGCTGAGCGCCTACTGGACGGCACAGTTACTCGGCGCGAGCGAAACCGTTCTTCGAAGCATAGCCCCCAAGAGTGTAACGACTGCCATAGCCATAGGCGTGAGCGCGAAGATAGGCGGAATCCCATCGCTGACGGCGGTTCTGGTGATAACGACCGGACTGCTCGGCAACGCCTTCGCGCCGGAGTTGCTGAACGTCTTTGGGGTGGGGGACAGAATAGCGAGGGGTTTGGCAACGGGGGTTTCCTCACACGGCCTTGGGACGGCGAGGATAATAACCGAGGACGAATTGGCCGGAGCCGTGAGCGGGTTAGCCATGGCCCTGAACGGGGTCTTTACCGCCATCCTTCTTCCGTATCTCATCGAAGTCATCTAA